A stretch of the Capsicum annuum cultivar UCD-10X-F1 chromosome 8, UCD10Xv1.1, whole genome shotgun sequence genome encodes the following:
- the LOC124886575 gene encoding uncharacterized protein LOC124886575 produces the protein MWDVLIMVVAFEFTAVAEQHNALLIKNQEVRPTRAAPLPEINGVQAHDQPERQQDRGHNNMRECGTSRGRYNNRRGGNQRRENQIDPLNNPSRGNCHRCGMKEYWKNECRVPKSFASLYQGSCKRKKNEDGTSSNARMESYLTFKNDDEVGPSQKYDDNVEANLILKDDDFDGLDDITHLETEDFFGDQN, from the exons ATGTGGGATGTCCTCATTATGGTTGTTGCTTTTGAATTCACTGCAG TGGCTGAGCAACataatgcacttttgataaaaaatCAGGAAGTCCGTCCCACTAGAGCTGCTCCACTACCGGAAATAAATGGGGTGCAAGCACATGACCAGCCTGAAAGACAGCAAGATCGGGGTCATAATAATATGCGTGAATGTGGCACTAGCAGGGGACGATATAATAATCGTCGTGGTGGTAACCAAAGAAGGGAGAACCAAATAGATCCCCTAAATAATCCTTCAAGAGGTAATTGTCATCGTTGTGGCATGAAAGAGTACTGGAAGAATGAATGTCGGGTGCCTAAGTCTTTTGCTAGTCTTTATCAAGGATcttgcaaaagaaagaaaaatgaagatgGGACCTCTTCTAATGCCCGAATGGAGTCATATTTGACTTTCAAAAATGATGATGAGGTAGGACCTTCACAAAAATATGATGACAATGTTGAGgcaaacttgatcttgaaagatgATGATTTCGATGGCCTTGATGATATaactcatttggaaactgaagaCTTCTTTGGAGACCAAAATTAA
- the LOC107846334 gene encoding DNA replication licensing factor MCM2-like has protein sequence MIRMSEAHPRMHLRQHITQEDVDMAIHVLLDSFIKALQTAIPTEKNLKFLLQKMRKQSDVNNLGRIMLLKVLQFYILINGDSILHVGPVLTRAMPL, from the exons ATGATAAGGATGTCTGAAGCCCATCCAAGGATGCATCTTAGACAACATATTACTCAAGAAGATGTAGATATGGCAATTCATGTCCTTCTGGATTCATTTATAAAAGCATTGCAAACG GCTATTCCAACGGAGAAGAATCTCAAATTTCTCCTGCAAAAAATGCGGAAACAAAGTGATGTTAACAATCTAGGAAGAATTATGTTGCTGAAGGTACTTCAATTTTACATCCTTATAAATGGTGATTCAATTCTTcatgttgggcccgtgctaacACGGGCCATGCCCCTCTAG